ACTTGCTTGAGAAAAAAAGCAGTGAATTGCCATTTTTAGAACTTTATACTTTATTTGAGGATGCTCTTCGTATAAAAAGCGGTGATGGTTTACCAATTACAGCGGTGCATCTTGCTGGGCCAACATGCCGCGCACGCTTACATGATAATAAATTTAATCAGGCTGATAACGTGAGATTAATTGGAGTAAAATTGACGGAAATTACACAAGGCAGAGCAAATCCGTTAAGCATCCCTATATTTTACGGATCAAATAGTAAAAAAACAGCGGCTTTTGAGGTACTTCAAGATTATGGACCTGGTTACTATCAAATTACAATTGGTTGTTGGGAATGCCAATCAGAATTACGATTAGTTAATTTCGTAGACGGCACTGATCCTGATTTTAAAGATATATCTTTTGTACATAGTCGCCCAAAAGAATACTTACAGAGTTGGGATGCGATTCCTCGTGAATCAGCAACACATTTATTGGATTTCTTTAATTCAAGATTTAAAATGCCAAAGAAGCCTGGCTTTTATAACGTTACTAATGTAATAGCAGCCTTTTGTTTTTCCTTACTGGATGTAGATGGCATAGGCTATGGGGCTATTTCAAGTGGGTTTGCTGGCTATAATATCGCGCTAAAAAATCCATCCATTATAAAGTGCGTAACTGTCGAGGAATGGTCAATTACAAAATTTTACAATAACCAAATTAACGGGGTATGTACTAAAGTTGGAGCGATTGATGATGCAGGAAACATTACTTGGTAACTCAATTCATAACTTAAATTGGTCATAAAATCCCATTACTTTTCAAGAAGCGTAGAATTGGATACAACAAAATTTTGTATTCGATAGGTAACGCAATTTTTCATTTTGAGATTTATGATAATGTATTGATAGTTCAATCAAAAACGGGTTAGATAATTCAAATCGGCCTCAATCGTCAAATAGAGTGGCTAAACATTTCAGTGCATCTAAGGATAGTTCTTGATAGTAAATTCCCGGTTCGTTGTAAACATAACGCTGATCCAAATCTCTTATTGCGTTTTAAAAAATATAGTTAATAAACACGTTTTAAGTGTTTTACATCATCTATTTTTGATGGTATACCAATAGAAAAACAGCTATGAGTAGACCAATAGAAACAGAAAAAGAAGTAAATACACAGCAATTCTTTCACGGTACAAAGGCCCGGCTAAAGCCCGGCGACTTACTTTCGCCGGGCTTTACTTCTAACTACGGGAAGCAGAAAAAGGCCTTGTTTGTATACCTGACCGCAACAATGGATGCTGCCATTTGGGGAGCTGAACTTGCTTTAGGTGACGGGCCGGAAAGAATTTATATAGTGCAGCCCACAGGCCCCATCGAGGATGACCCAAACTTAACAGATAAAAAGTTCCCGGGCAACCCAACCAAATCCTATCGCACCCGCGATCCTCTTTTGATCATCGGCGAAATTACCCATTGGCAGGGGCATTCACCTGAACAGCTAAAGGAAATGAAAGATAATGTTGCACGCATTAAAGCACTTGGAATAGAAGCTATTGAAGACTAATTATTTTATCGTTTACATAGTAAGCACATAAACGCCTCCCTTTTGTGTTTCAAATTGCAGGCTTCCGTCTTGCTGTGTACTGTATTTTATTTTTTTACCGTTGTAGGTTATTACAGGCTTGCCGCCTGTATTGATATGGCATAGCTGCCCTTGCTTTGATAATACCTTAACCGCAGTAATTTTACTTTGCTGCCATTTTATATCCAGCTCAAAGGCTCCGGCTGTGCAAACGCCGTTAAATTCACCTTCGGTCCATTCACCCGGCAAAGCCGGCAGTAAGTCTATAACGCCGTTGTTTGATTGTACCAGCAATTCGTTTATAGCGGCAGTAACGCCAAGTGTGCCATCAACCTGCATTACAGTGCCGCCCCCGCCGGTAAACAGCTGCGGCCATGCCTCTGTAAAATAACCTTTCAATATTGCATTTGCCCTGTCGCCATCGCGTAACCTTGCCCATAGCGCTATTTTCCATGCCCTGGTCCACCCTTTGGCAGAGTTATCTCCCCGCTGGTTTAAAACCGCCTTTATAGGTTCTATAAATTGGGGGGTGTTTTTAACAGAAAATACATTACCCGGGTATAAGCCATAAAGTGGCGAAACATGCCTGTGTTGTTTTTCAAGCTGTGGCCAGTCTTCCGTCCACTCCTGCAGTTCGCCGTTTGCCCCAATCAGTTGCGGCCTTAACTTGCTTTTTGCTGCTGAAACTTTTTTTGCATAATCGGCATCCTTATTTAAAACCTTTGCTGCATTCAAATAATTGGTGAACAGGTTAGTGATGATCTGCATATCTATAGACGAACCCGCGCAAATAGTGGTACCCGGAATCATGCTTCCGGTTGTTTCGTCAAAGTAAGGCCCATTGCCGGGGTTACCTGTAAAATTCTCCGGCGACATGGATGGATTGGTCACCAACCATTTGCCCTTGGGGTCCATTACCAAAAAGTCCATAAAAAAATCTACTGAACCTTTTATAACCGGATATATATCTTTTAGGTATTGTTTATCACCGGTGTATAAATAGTGTTCCCAAAGCTCGTCGCAAAGCCATGCGCCGCCCGTGGTAAAGGTGCCCCAGGTTGGCCCATCCATCGGTGCCGCCACCCGCCACAGGTCGGTATTTTGGTGTAAAACCCAGCCGCGGCTATTATAGTTTTCTTTAGCTAACTGCGTGCCCTGGTCAGTTACATCCCTTATTAATTGTATTAGTGGCTCCGCACACTCGGATAGATTTGCCGATTCTACCGGCCAGTAGTTCATTTGTGTATTAATATTGGTGGTATATTTCGAGTCCCACCATGGGTTCATATCATTGTTCCATATCCCCTGTAAATTGGCAGGCTGCGTGCCCGGCCGCGAGGAAGAAATTAATACATAGCGGCCAAACTGGTAAGCCAATGCGGCCAATTGCGGGTCGGGTACGGTAAGTGCATTTGCCAGGCGTTTATCCGTAGGCAGCCAGGCGTTTGCGGTAGCAGGCAAATGCAGGCTAACCCGCTTGTATAGCTTCTGGTAATCTGCTACGGCATCACTTTTTATGGTTTGATAGGTTTTGCCATTTATACCGTTTAAATAACTTTCTACCCGCTGATGCTGATCTGCGCTTACATCCTTGTAATTTACAAAATTGGTGGCAGCGGTAAAATACAAGGTAACCGCATCGGCATTATCTATAACCAACTCCGCATTGTTCCTTTTCATGGTGCCGCCTTCGGGTATCGCTTTTAATTGGGCCTCGTATCTTAGCTTGCCCTCTACGCCCAAATAATCAGCAGATTTACCTGTTAATATTAGGCCGTTATCATCAATGCCATCCATCCGGAAATAATCGGTAGCATAATCAGAATGTTGCTGGTTGCGTACCCCTCTTAAACTTGCTTTGAACGTTATACTACCCGGTTTGCTGGCGGTTAGCCTTAAGGCGATAACCTGGTTAGGTACCGACGAAAATATTTCTCTTTTATAAGTAACACCATTACTTGTAAATTGTACACCTGCAACGCCGGCCTCAAGGTCCAGCCAGCGTTTATAGCCGCTTACGTTGTCCATCGGCTTAAAAAACAACATCAAATCAGCAAGCGACTGGTATTTTTGCTGCTCGACAGGGTAACCCATTAATTTGCGGCCAAACAGGGCTTGCGCTTCCTGCATTTTGCCCTTAAATACAAGGTCTTGTACCTCGGGCAGATATTTAAAGCCACCCTTTACAACAGAGGAGTATGGCCCGCCTGTCCAATAAGTATCTTCGTTTAGTTGTATGTGCTCTTGTGTAACGCCGCCGAATATCATGCCGCCTAATCGGCCATTGCCGACCGGTATAGCGTCGTTCCATTTTGTAGCCGGGGTACCCAACCATATCATTGCCGAAGGGTCAAAGGAATGCTGATCTATGTTTGTTGGAATGCTTGTTTCCTGCGCAAAGGCAATAGCGTTGGCGAATGTTGCTACCAAAAAGCAGCAAACGTATCTAATTTTCATGGCTTAAGTTTTAAACACAATAACTACTGTTTAAAGCTAATGAAAAATAGCGTATATGAGAATTGGCTTGTTATGCTAAGTGCCTGTTTTACTATTTATTGAATTCTCCAAAATGCCAAAGTATACCCGATGGGTCGTGCAGGAAACACTCGCGTCCCCATTCCTCTTGCCGGATTGGGGTAAGTTTAGCTCCCGGATATTTAGCCGGCAGGTTTAGCGCCAGTAGTTCGGTATAATACCGGTTTACGTCATCAACTTCTAAAAACAGCATGGTGTTATCAATCCAATCTTTTACATATGCATTTTGTAAATAAAATGCCATTGCCCCTGTTTTAAAAACAGACATATTGTGACTGATCACTACTTCTTCAAAACCTAGGTCGCGGTAAAAACTGCGCGACAGGTTAAAATCTTTAGCACCGATAAACGGCCTTAATGATATGGCTTGATGTTGCATTTGTTTGATGGAATTAATTAATGCAAGGTAGCTTTGCAAACTTAATATTGAAAATATTTTTGATAACAGCCAATAATATTACTGTTTATGTAAAATATAAGCACTTTTTGTGTAAAGTACTTCGTTAGGTAAATAAAAAGCGTAATTTTAGTTGCATGAATACCGTTCATAATAAAGATATTGCTACCAAGCAAAAGGCACTCGCCATAAATCTCGACCCCGAGATCTACGGTTCGTTTGCCGAAATTGGTGCAGGCCAGGATGTAGCCGCCAACTTTTTTAAGGCAGGCGCTGCGGCAGGTACCATTGCCAAAACCATGTCGGCTTATGACATGACCTTTTCTGATGCTATTTACGGCGTTCAACAAGTGCGCAGATATGTAAGTGAGCAACGCCTTGTATCTATGCTTAACCACGAATACGGCCTGCTATTGGAACGCCTTGCAGAGCAGCGCGGCGGTAATACTACATTTTTTGCTTTTTCGGGCACATTCTCGGCCCTAAACTACCATAAAACCAACGAAGGCCATGGCTGGATGGGTGTACGTTTTCAATTGGAGCCCAATGGTGTAGCGCACGATGTTATATTGCATGTTAAATTATTGGATAACGATAACGTTTTGCAGCAGCAAGCGGTAGGTATATTAGGCGTCAACCTAATTTACGCGTGTTTTTATTACCACGAAACATCCAAAGTGTTTTTGCTGTCGTTGATGGATAACCTCACTAAGGACCGTATACAAATAGATATGATACGGTTTGAAGGCCCGGGTTTTAGTGCTGTAGACAACCGCTTAATGAGTTTGCACCTGGTAAAGTATGGCTTTAGCGATGCAGCCGTTTTTGGCCCCGACGGTAAAAACCTGCAACCATCCGAAGTATTGTATAAAAAACATATTGTGGTAATAAGAGGGCGGTTTAGGCCGCTGATAAATGTGCATTTAGATATGCTGAACACCGGTGTTGAGCAATTTATGGACGAACCCGATGTAGATAAAAACAATGTGGTTGTTATAACCGAGCTTACCCTGCAATCGTTAAAAGAAAGAGATGCCGACCTTACCGCCGAAATAGATGAGAAGGATTTTTTAGACCGTGTTGATATTTTATGCTCATTAGGGCAAACCGTGCTAATATCCAATTTTCACGAGTATTATAAATTGGTATCATATCTCTCCAAAATAACCAAGCTAAAAATGGGCGTTGTTTTGGGTTATCCCAACCTGGAATACATTTTTACCGAAGAGCACTACCAGGATCTTCCGGGCGGTATCCTGGAGTCGTTTGCTACGCTGTTTAGCCGTAAGGTAAAATTATTTATATACCCTACCCTTCGCGGCGGCGAAATTTGGAACTCAGCAAAATTCTCGCTCCCGCCCCATTTGATAGATCTGTATCAATACCTTTTGGCCAACAATAAGATAGAGGACATTGAGCATTATAATAAAAAGAACCTGCAGGTAGAAACAGACAGGGTACTACAGCTAATAAAACAAGGCACCGATGGTTGGGAAGAATATGTACCACCCGAAGTAGCTAATATAATCAAAGAACGCTCACTGTTTGGCTACGCTTCTCAAGTTAAACCTCCTCAAACAATTTTTTAATTAACTACCATTATCTTATAATAGTTACATAACCGCTTTTTACCTCTTTACTATCTAAAGTAATGCGGTAATAGTATACCCCGGCCGGTAGTTTTTTACCGGTATAGGTACCCGCCCAGCTATTATCATAATTTCTGGCAGAATAAACCAACGCCCCCAGCCTATTATACACTTGTACCACATTTGGTGTGTAGTTAATGTTTTTAATCACCCAGCGGTCGTTAATACCATCGTCGTTAGGGGTAAATGTATTGGGTATGCTGATGGTAGATTTTACAATAATATTCACCTCGGATTCTGCTGTACAACCGCTTTCATTGGTCACGATAAGTTTATAGGTGATGTTTTCCAATGGAGTACTGGTGGTAACTTTACCATCCCTATTACTTAAGTAAGTAGCAGGCGACCAGTTGTAAGCTGCCCCATCATTTGCGGTAAGTGTAACAGTTTCGCCTATGTTAATAATAGTATTGGTGGCAGCGATCGTTGCTAATGGCTTATTTATCACAACGTCTAATTTTTGCATTTCACCCTCGCAAACGCCGTTGGTTATTGTAACGTAATACGAAGTTTTAACGCCTATCTCTTTTGTTAGGTAACTGCCGGTATTTTGTTCTATCAGATTTTTATTGGCATCATACCAGTTATATTTTTCGTTGCCGGTAGCTCCTGTAGCCGTCAAGTTTACAGAGCCGGGTGCACACAAAACAGGATTTGCAGGGTTTATAATCGGCTTATTAACAATTTTAGGAGATATATTTACAGTTTTGGTATAACTTGTTGTGATTCCATATAGGGTAAGTGTAATTTTTATTTTAAAATCTCCGCCCTGTGCAAACTGATGCGTTGGGTTTCTATCCGTAGTAATATTGTTGTTACCCGATGCCGGATCACCAAAATCCCAAACAATACTTTCATATTCAGTTGACGACAATAATTGAAAAACTGTAGGAGATGAAGCACAAAGGCCGGTTGATGAAAATGGCTGTGCATCAAAAGATATAATATTGGGCTGTGGCAAACCTAATCTTGCAGTCGCACCGGTAATCGCACCTGCATTTAAGTTAACCACCTTTAATTTAAAGTTGCAATTTAAGCCTTCGGTATTGGGTGAGTTGATAACGTGTAAAAATGCTGCATTATATTGGCTTAAATATATCTTACCATCAGGTCCTAACTGTAGCGACCCCGCGGCAATAATTTTACTTAATATAATACCATTATCAGTCACTAAGCCAGGGGTAACAGGCAGTTTAACCTGGTAGATATTAGCATCGGCTTCGCTGTTATATTCACTGATATAAAGCAGTTTTCCGTTTGGCGAAAATTCTATGCCATAAGGTATATCGCTGGTAAAACCGGTTAGTTTTTGCGGGTTGGATATTGTGCCATTACTAATGTCGAAATCAAATAGTTCAACAAACGGCACAGTTTCATCGTTTGCCCCTAAAGCTAATTTTGAACCATTAGGAGAAGCTTTTAGCGTTCCTATATTGCTAAGTACCCCGCCCGCATTAGGTGTGCCTGTAGTTGATAAAACCGGTGTTGTGCTGATGCCATTCACAGTTAGCAGCCAGGCACAAAATACATTTGACTCGGCTTTATGGCCTATTACCCAAACATCTTTGCCATTTGAGTTTAATACCGCAGTAAGTTTTTCGGTAGTTGCTGGCATCAGCAAGGTGTTTTTTGTTGTTACATCGCCCAGGCCACCATCACCGGTAATGTTTACTACAGAATAATTTAAACCATTGCCACCACCATATGCGCTAACGGTAAAAACATAGTACAGCTTATCATTATCAGGGCAGGGAACTATAATGGCGCTTTGTGTGGATGACAAGTCGCCAAATAACCCGTCGCCATTTTTCATTATGTCGTGATTTTTATTCCAGATGGTAATACCATTGGTATAAAATAAAAGGCCGCCACTTGAATTGGCAATACTGGCACAACCTTCTTGAGTAGTCATTTTACTATCACCCAGCGCAACGGGCGACCCACTATCAAAGCTGACAGCCGCAGTAGAACCAAAATACCACAAGTTATTTTGTACCTGGGCAATTAAACCCAAATTATGGAAAAGAAACAGGGAGAATAAAAATAAAGATTTTACTATAAAACGCGGCACTAATGGTACAATTTAGCTAATAATGATAAACTGACTCAAATTAAATATAATTTCACGTTACTATAAAGGTATTATAAAAGTTACCTGAATTTATTTTACACCGGGCTGGTAGGCATATACAATTTGGTAGGGTGTGTTTTTAAGTTTAGCCGATATTTGGCCTATTGGCATATCCTCTAATTGCGGTGTAGGTTCGCATACTGAATAAGTTTTTCCGTTATAAATTATAGGGTCGCCTATGGGTTTGCTAAATTCAACAGCCATGGTTATGTGGGTTGGGTATAGCAGGGCTATCATAGGCAGGTTATATATTTCTTTTACCAGATAAAAGAATAAAGCCGCGCGATCATCACAATCGCTATAGCTGGCATAAAGGGTTTGTTGTGGCGATAAGCGTTTTTCTTTTCCAAAATTTTCATCGTCATTCTCATACAAAAAAGCATAGCGGGTAAAGCGCATCAGGTAGTCAACGCCTTTCTTTTCATCCATCCCCTTTAAGTTTTTTCTGAGCATAGGTATAAGCGATCCATAAGTTTGTTTACTTAAGGGGATATTGAAATAGGTTTCGAAACTAACCCCGGGATAGTTATTGAATGCCTTTTCCAGGTCGGAGTTTAGTTTTATGCTAAAATGATATGTTTTGTGCCCGTATACAAACGACATCTGTTTCTCTATATCGTGCTCGGGTTTAAAATCAGGGATCAGCGTAACTTTATAGGAAAACGCCTGTTTGGCGGCGGGTACATTTATATTGACAGGTATAGGCGGGTCTTCATTCAGGTCCGCCTTAGCATAATCATGGTAGTTTAAGCATACGTATTGTCTGTCATCTACTATAAAGAACGGGATATCCCTTATATCCTCGTTATTATAAACGTAAAATATGATCTTTTGATGCGATAGCGCCAGCCTGGCATCATAACCAGAAGCAGATAGCATAAACCATTTGTAAAAAGTATATCTGCTATAATTAGTTTCTTTCGGACTTATCTGCTGCGCAACACGTCTGATGAGTTGATAGTACATCCAGTCGTTTAACTGGTATTGTTTCTTGTAGCTTAATAGCGAATCAATTATAGGTTGATAGCGGGCTTTGGTAACTTGGTCATACCCCAGCTTAATATCTTTATCTGTAGGCGTTTGTGGTATGTCAATTAATGCGCTTTTATCTACATTAACAATAAATATGTTACGGTAAAAATCGACATGCACAGGTAACCCCTGCCCTTTTGCAGCGATATATATAAAGCTAAATACAGGTAATAATAAAAAGCAAAGCCTTTTCATGGCTTTATAATTTGGTTATATTAAATGTACGTTTTTTTAACGATTACTTAATACAAAAAATTGCAATTTATAATCTCGACGGCGGCACTCCATACGCCTTCTTAAAAACAAAAGAAAAATGCGATAGGTCTTCGAACCCGAGGTCAAGGTAAACGTCAGAAGGCGCTTTGCCTTTTTCTTTTATAAGATAATAAGCCTCTTGCAATCTGCGGTGCAGCAGCCACCTGCTCGGAGTAGTATTAAACAACTTTTCAAAATCGCGCTTAAAAGTAGCCAGGCTGCGGCCCGTTAAATAAGCAAATCGTTTAAGTTGTACATTAAAATGAAAATTCCGTTCCATAAAACCTTCCAGATCAATTTTGCCGGGTTCGCTAAAATCGAAAAGAATATGCTTTAATTCGGGATTGGACTGTATTAACAGT
This portion of the Inquilinus sp. KBS0705 genome encodes:
- a CDS encoding glycoside hydrolase family 95 protein, with translation MKIRYVCCFLVATFANAIAFAQETSIPTNIDQHSFDPSAMIWLGTPATKWNDAIPVGNGRLGGMIFGGVTQEHIQLNEDTYWTGGPYSSVVKGGFKYLPEVQDLVFKGKMQEAQALFGRKLMGYPVEQQKYQSLADLMLFFKPMDNVSGYKRWLDLEAGVAGVQFTSNGVTYKREIFSSVPNQVIALRLTASKPGSITFKASLRGVRNQQHSDYATDYFRMDGIDDNGLILTGKSADYLGVEGKLRYEAQLKAIPEGGTMKRNNAELVIDNADAVTLYFTAATNFVNYKDVSADQHQRVESYLNGINGKTYQTIKSDAVADYQKLYKRVSLHLPATANAWLPTDKRLANALTVPDPQLAALAYQFGRYVLISSSRPGTQPANLQGIWNNDMNPWWDSKYTTNINTQMNYWPVESANLSECAEPLIQLIRDVTDQGTQLAKENYNSRGWVLHQNTDLWRVAAPMDGPTWGTFTTGGAWLCDELWEHYLYTGDKQYLKDIYPVIKGSVDFFMDFLVMDPKGKWLVTNPSMSPENFTGNPGNGPYFDETTGSMIPGTTICAGSSIDMQIITNLFTNYLNAAKVLNKDADYAKKVSAAKSKLRPQLIGANGELQEWTEDWPQLEKQHRHVSPLYGLYPGNVFSVKNTPQFIEPIKAVLNQRGDNSAKGWTRAWKIALWARLRDGDRANAILKGYFTEAWPQLFTGGGGTVMQVDGTLGVTAAINELLVQSNNGVIDLLPALPGEWTEGEFNGVCTAGAFELDIKWQQSKITAVKVLSKQGQLCHINTGGKPVITYNGKKIKYSTQQDGSLQFETQKGGVYVLTM
- a CDS encoding glyoxalase, whose protein sequence is MQHQAISLRPFIGAKDFNLSRSFYRDLGFEEVVISHNMSVFKTGAMAFYLQNAYVKDWIDNTMLFLEVDDVNRYYTELLALNLPAKYPGAKLTPIRQEEWGRECFLHDPSGILWHFGEFNK
- a CDS encoding T9SS type B sorting domain-containing protein, encoding MTTQEGCASIANSSGGLLFYTNGITIWNKNHDIMKNGDGLFGDLSSTQSAIIVPCPDNDKLYYVFTVSAYGGGNGLNYSVVNITGDGGLGDVTTKNTLLMPATTEKLTAVLNSNGKDVWVIGHKAESNVFCAWLLTVNGISTTPVLSTTGTPNAGGVLSNIGTLKASPNGSKLALGANDETVPFVELFDFDISNGTISNPQKLTGFTSDIPYGIEFSPNGKLLYISEYNSEADANIYQVKLPVTPGLVTDNGIILSKIIAAGSLQLGPDGKIYLSQYNAAFLHVINSPNTEGLNCNFKLKVVNLNAGAITGATARLGLPQPNIISFDAQPFSSTGLCASSPTVFQLLSSTEYESIVWDFGDPASGNNNITTDRNPTHQFAQGGDFKIKITLTLYGITTSYTKTVNISPKIVNKPIINPANPVLCAPGSVNLTATGATGNEKYNWYDANKNLIEQNTGSYLTKEIGVKTSYYVTITNGVCEGEMQKLDVVINKPLATIAATNTIINIGETVTLTANDGAAYNWSPATYLSNRDGKVTTSTPLENITYKLIVTNESGCTAESEVNIIVKSTISIPNTFTPNDDGINDRWVIKNINYTPNVVQVYNRLGALVYSARNYDNSWAGTYTGKKLPAGVYYYRITLDSKEVKSGYVTIIR
- a CDS encoding TonB-dependent receptor; its protein translation is MNTVHNKDIATKQKALAINLDPEIYGSFAEIGAGQDVAANFFKAGAAAGTIAKTMSAYDMTFSDAIYGVQQVRRYVSEQRLVSMLNHEYGLLLERLAEQRGGNTTFFAFSGTFSALNYHKTNEGHGWMGVRFQLEPNGVAHDVILHVKLLDNDNVLQQQAVGILGVNLIYACFYYHETSKVFLLSLMDNLTKDRIQIDMIRFEGPGFSAVDNRLMSLHLVKYGFSDAAVFGPDGKNLQPSEVLYKKHIVVIRGRFRPLINVHLDMLNTGVEQFMDEPDVDKNNVVVITELTLQSLKERDADLTAEIDEKDFLDRVDILCSLGQTVLISNFHEYYKLVSYLSKITKLKMGVVLGYPNLEYIFTEEHYQDLPGGILESFATLFSRKVKLFIYPTLRGGEIWNSAKFSLPPHLIDLYQYLLANNKIEDIEHYNKKNLQVETDRVLQLIKQGTDGWEEYVPPEVANIIKERSLFGYASQVKPPQTIF
- the arr gene encoding NAD(+)--rifampin ADP-ribosyltransferase; protein product: MSRPIETEKEVNTQQFFHGTKARLKPGDLLSPGFTSNYGKQKKALFVYLTATMDAAIWGAELALGDGPERIYIVQPTGPIEDDPNLTDKKFPGNPTKSYRTRDPLLIIGEITHWQGHSPEQLKEMKDNVARIKALGIEAIED